In Carassius gibelio isolate Cgi1373 ecotype wild population from Czech Republic chromosome A10, carGib1.2-hapl.c, whole genome shotgun sequence, the DNA window AATGATTGtctgagaccattttgaaggctcaggaaaccttcaCAGGTGTTTCGAGTTGATTAGCTAaatggcatgtcaccatattctaatttgctgatatGTGAAttggtgcactgtaaaaaatcgAATGagctatttacttaaaaaaattaaggtaACAATATTACACGTAATATTTTTTAGTAGTTTTTCAGGCTTGGTTTTTTAATGGAATCTACCTGAATAAATCATGTGAAATATCTTAAATGAATTAATCTATGACACAATAAATCTAATATAATTATGGAAATGTGCTCATTTATGTtaagtttattttcaaaagtCTGTGATTTTAAACCAGGTCTGtttgatttttgttattttatacatttacaagactgtatacagccaatcagctcaagtaggaaaatacttgaaaaatactGGAAAGAACTGCACTAGCAAAGCTACTGCTCATTAAACTAGGATTGATGCTTTAGAAGAGTAGTATCCATAACCACAAGCTCTACTCTTCTGCACAGTGGTAATGATTGCACTTTTCAATGGAAACTTCAATGTTACAGAAACTCTTACAAATTTAAAACGTAActgaacattaaatattaatagatGCTTGccttcactcaaaaacataaagtagcatttaatttcaaaatgtactcTCCATATTCAGTCTGAATGATATAAACTTGCATACAAAATATTTactatgaaaataaattaaaatgcaaattaaattgcaattaaaaataagtacagtttaacagttattttaatgatgtttcacaatatttctgctttcactatatttataattaaacaaatatagccttgatgagcattaatttataattatataatatatgtaaaatcttaaattattttaatattttaacttttttattttatatagtttgtaAAGTGGGGAagttttgttttggactttggaccatttcatgttttcagtgtgaatgtttcgtattaaaatgaacaataaagCAGGTTTCGACTTAAATACTCCACATCCAAAGAGAATAGTTTAGAATTGTATGCAATGGAAAAATAAACGAGGATGGTTTTCTTGTCACCTCCACAGAAGTCACAAGAGAGatcaatattttagtttaaagagCTCCAGCACGTGTTCTTCCACTACGTCAAACGTCCTTGGGTTTCCACTAGGTTCTACGTCACCACAGCCGGTCATGTGAGCTCAGGACCCGTATGTGCTTGTCTCCGGAGCACTGGCGCTAGTAAGTGATCGAGTGGAGTACGCGAGAGGATGTCGGATGGGATGGAGTGTACTGGAGGAACTGTCTGTTAAATCCGCTAAAACATAAAACAGCTCAGTTTTCCGGCATTCACTGAAGAAGAAAGGAGTCTTGTATCACTTGTAAAGCGGCTTGCTTCGGCTCGTGTGTTTGGTCCGCGGTGCGCGGAGCCGGATGTCGGCGCACGGAGGCGGACGCTAGAGAGACTGGAGACGGGCTCGGCAGCTACACGTCGGGGATGTTATCGGTACTCTCCTATGGCAGGATCGTGGCCAGGGCTGTCCTGGGCGGACTCTCGCAGACGGACGGCAGAGATTACAGCCTGGTCACGGCCAGCTGCGGCTTCGGGAAGGACTTTCGGAAGGGGATTCTGAAGAAGGGCATGTGTTACGGAGACGATGCCTGCTTCATCGCCCGACACAAGTCCGCAGATGTCTTAGGTGAGAGACACCAGAATACAGTGTGTTATATCACCTGGAACATTTTGTTTCGGCACGAAAATGCACGGCGAGCAGCTTGTTAAAGACTTTTAGCTATGAAGATGACCTTCATGTCTCGTGCGGGACGATTAGTCCAGCCCTCACCTGAGATAACCTCCCTCTTTCTGAATCTCTGGGATATAACGTTACTTTTTCCCGCCTGTAGATTTAACACGCGTTCCTTACATAAGGAGCAACCGGTAATAAATATTATAACGTTACATCATATAACgcatataaaatacacatttaatgcACAGTGAGCTTTGGGTAATCCAGGTTGACCTTTCACCCAGAAAGACGCCGGGCTGAACTCCCAAAGTGGAAACTAGAAGGATTTCTCCGTCAAACCTTTCCATCATGGCAACACGGGTGTAAATAACACGTTGTTAAAATCAGACGTGCTTATCATTAATATATTTCAACGGTCGCGTGTGCTTTGACTCTGTAAATGTAATTTACGCCGCGAATATTTAAGTAATTCGACCTGTTTAAAGAATGCAGTGGGCTACATGCATAACACGTGTATACATGAACTCTTTTATGTTGTGTGAGTCGCAAGGGCTCGCTTGTAAGTGTTGCAGGAGCTTGTGTAAAGGTCAGAATGGTTGAGTATGGAGGCGGCCATGTTTAGTCACCTACACGTTCCTGCGACACACACCCGAGGCTTCGACTGACCACAGAAACATTCTCTGTCATATTTACAACCTATGATGATAATAATCCTCGAATTATAGTACCGGATAGTTTTAACAGGAAGAGCTCCTAATAATGTGCAATGTTCTTAAGTTAACAAGGAAACAAAGGGATCCCTGTTACATGCACGTGCTACAATCAATGTTCGGCTTTTGTTCCAGCTTCAGCAGCACGTGAGGATCAGAGCAGCTGTTCAGCACGAGATACTATAGCTCTGCGTAACGTGCGTCAGAATACCAGTTACTGCGTGTATTGACTACTGTTAAACGAGCCTTTTGCATTTTATAAAGTGGTGCTTGTGCTATATTCTAGGTGACTATTCATGGACATTGCTGTGTGTGGCTGTTAAGGATAGAGAGTGCAATAATCAGGTTCCAGAAGAAAAATTCCCATTAAAGTTTCTTAACCgggatttcatttttaaagtattAACAGACAAGACCTGCTGAGAGCTGCAAGATTGTTGAACAATGGGAAATGGTTTTGTTGAAGCCATCAGcccatttatttttaacttctTTAGTTTAACAGCTAaaagactacattacccatgattctgcagtGAAGTCTAGACCAATCAGATAATCAAAACTAATTGAGGCAGTCTCCCTGCACTTGCAGTTAACTAACATTTgtataaatatgcatattttgcaaTCAATGTAAAATATTCATCTTTTGTATGTAAAATCAGtgtatttaaatcaatatttttaaatgtattatgtcaCAGAAGAGgtttcatgggattgtagttctttccttCATTAAAGCTTTTAAGTATAGACTTTCTTTTACCTATACTTTTTTGATTCAAATCAAACTGGATGGTTTTTTCGCATCATCTCCTAttgtaaatttgatttatttttaaatgtgagttTGCCTCTGTCCTCTGAGTCAAGTGAATCCTCTATTTACTGTTCCATATCTTTAAAGGTCAGTAGATGATTTTAATTTCTGCTCCAATTAGCTTAATGAACTGGTCTTATAAAACAGGAAGAAACCACTCGGGGCTTTATTTGGTGCCCTTATTAATGCAGTTGTCTGTTTTCTCAGTGGTTCCTGTTGAAGCTTCAGGAGGGTGTTATCACATTGTCAGTGGATGCGAGCTGTTCAGTGAAACACTTTTCCAGGAATTTGCAGAGATGTGCTCATCACAGCCAGAAACAGGCCTAAATCCCGCAGTCATTACAGCTGAACATTGGCACAAATCACGCATGCAGTTTTTTATTAATCCATTTAACAGCAATACGAAGTGATCATATAAGACTAAAGAACTGCTTGCTTGGTGGTTTCAGTTTTGTAGCCATGCCACCTGGAAGTAATGTAATTTTCACTCATGTTGATGGTATACCCAAAGTCTATAAATATGGTAACTAGTGGTGGACCGATATATCGGCAAGGCCGATACATCGGCcgatatttgccatttttcaaatattggcaTCGGCCGATAAGTCTATCTGCTTGGCCAACGTGTTCGATATGTTTAGACTgtgcacacagtgctcacactctctctctctctctctctctctcttgttcgtcgttgtcattaacagttctgtctaatacgggtagaagtctgtctaataatcagatagaacagttaaacaaaggaattaatgtatacaaaaagtattataacgattgcttttatattaggcctattagtaataaaaaggcaaacattataatacttttccATTTGCCGTcatcattaaagctgcagtagggaacttttgacgctctagcggttaataaacagaactgcttgcgtcttgcggaagaacatcgtagccggaactacttctctctgtttatgtctatgaagaatcacaaaggtactgggttactccgccgcggtacccccgaaccaatctaaaatagtccgaatataaacacttattataggtgcaccctagtgattcaggacaagctaaaaacacggtttggacaatggattcatggtgtactcgcttattatatacatttttctacattttgaacacaaacaaagttacggaacgcagctctgattggttgtttcttaacgggagcgatgtattttctgcaaatggcaataggacactgggaggagccagaggagcttgattttttcacagattatctgtctcatattctactgtcaggacataatgacaggtttaacaaatatgtaaaaaatatatttttacaaaagttacctactgcagctttaagcaaatatgcatttacataatttaaataaatctttcaATGACTAGTGAAAAtctaatttcacaaaccttgcattTAACTTCAGATGTGTGCTGGTGTAAACAGATAGATCTTAGTTTCCTTTAGCTCTTTTGCTTTGGTAAATATGGTCATCTCAGGTTAATGTGTATCAAATAAAGATTTGAGTCATGTAATCATTTATGTGATGTCTGGAGGTTGGatgtcttctttcttttcttttgaacGCCATACCAGCGTCTAAGGCTCATCAATCAAAAGAAGACTGTTAcgattttcaaaatgtatttcttctAGAAATCTCAGAACCATGTTCGGATTCACTTGATTAAAAACTTTTTCAGAAGTATCACCAGAATAAAAAGGGTTTCTCACAGGGGCAGATGTAATACAGTTTATAAAGATATGTTTAATGGACTATGGACCCTGCAAAGTGTTATGATACAGTATGCACCAGGTTATATTTTCACATtctctttaaattattatttgtttttttgtgttgtgaTGAACAGTTGGTCTTGTTTGCAAAGCTCCATTGAAATGTTAATGGTAGCTCAATTTGTGCTACTCTAAAAAGTGTTTAACAGTGATAAGCCGCCCCTCATTCCTCTTGAGCCCGGATCTCTCTCTGAGCCCATGCAATCTCTTGATTCTCGACAAGCGTGTGTGGTTACAATGTGAAGTCAGAGAGAGAGGTCACAGTATTGGTGATAGTGAGTGACTAACTAGAAGTAGAGACGCTACTAATGACAGCCTTCAGCAGTGTGACAGTAGCTCAGCTGTTTTCAAACAGTGAAACCTTACCAGTAATAAGGCAAGTAGTAGTATGTGTTAAAATGCtgcattatagtatttattattgcaGTGTTATATCGCAGGGTCACATTAGGAACAACCATCTCTTCCTGCCTTTTCATCCAATTGTCAGAAGTTAGGTGTTACAGCTATATTAGGGTTGAGGAATTGAGGAGTTTACAGTATCTCTCTGCTTGTGTTTTCCTCTCAGGTGTTGCGGATGGTGTCGGGGGCTGGAGGGATTATGGCGTGGACCCGTCCCAGTTCTCTGCCACCCTGATGAGGATGTGTGAACGGCTCGTGAAGGAGGGCCGCTTCACTCCCAGCAGCCCCGTGGGCATCCTGACCTCCGGCTACTATGAACTCCTGCAGAACAAAGTACCGCTGCTGGGTAAGatcttattcacacacacacacacacacacaccaaaccatACGGAGAGTCACAGACTCACTGCCGCTGCAGGATGAGGATGACTCACAGTCCTTGAGTCGTGATGTACAGTATTGATTCTTTTCAATTTAATGTCCATATAAAAAAGATTGACTGTTATGAGTCACAAATTCCAGATATctcagtgctattttagtattatttattttcaaaaaaaaaaaggtcctatgtagcttttttttcttcttccagatTAAGTAATAGtaattttttcatctaatatttatataatattttatttcaattaactaatttttttgtcatttagttaacaataattaCACATTAGTGATTGATTTTGAATGCTCTATATAGGCAACAACTAAACTCTGTCACAATTCCTCGAATAAAATTTAATCacttgattttaaaaaatcctcaGTTGTATTTTGCCTGTCTTGATTAACCAGCCAAATACAGAAAGTGGAGCATTCCACGGACGAGAATCCAAGAAAAACATTATGAGATCGTCTTCCAAGGCTGCACGGAGTATTAAAGCCATTTAAAATTCATGAGAAAGAATAGTGCTATTgtgaattcaaataaataaatatatgcgcTGCAAAATGCAACaatttggtcgcagtctggagccctaaGTGTTTCTGCCTTAACACTGAGAGTAAAGTTAGATTCTCAAGGCATTGGATTAGCAAAAACACAACTGGTCTTCTTGTTGCTGAATCCTGACATCACAGACTGTCAGAAATGTCACCCCGAGATGTTTGCCTCATTAGAAAGTGACCTGCTTTTATTTTGGGAAGGCACGTGAAGCGATAAAGGTCTGTGGGGGACCATTCTAAGACAAGATCGCTTGGACTGCAAGACTTTGGCCAGAGATCGAGGGAAGGAAAGATTGTGACAGACTGGGAGGCCATCAGCATACAGCCTAATTAGACATGCCTGTATTTTTAGTGTTCAGCCTAAAACGGGATCAGTGGGAAATGCtacctagagaaaaaaaaaaaaaagctaaacattttttttaatgtttggtgTCATGAACTCACAATGAACAATACTTTTACCgcatttctgaatttttattttctgcaaacactactgtacaaaagtttaggtcagtaatatttttattgtttttgaaacgTGTATCTTTAGTTAaaaaaggctgcattaatttgaccaaaaatacagcaagcgcagtaatattgtgaaataatattacaattctaaagaactgttttttatttaaatatattaaaaaatgtaatttattcctgtgatcaaagttgaattttcagcatcattcctccagtcttcagtgtcacatgatccttcagaaatcagtctaatatgctaatttgctgcttagaaaacatttcttattaatggtgaaaacagttgtgctgatttatattttagtaaaaagcgtgatatatattttttcaggattttttgagtagaatgttcaaaagaacataatttattttaaattagaaaatcttatgttacattttaaatatctttactctcacttttgatcaatttaaaacatCCGTAATGAATAAAACCTGTCATAATTTACACGCAACAATTTCATCCAGCATATACGTCATGTTGCTTGCAGTATAGACTGCTTTTTATGAAATAGGATCCACAATGCATCACGGCACTCGCTTGCTGTCATGCACAGTATGTAGGTTAAATGATTATGCTATGGGGACAAAGGAATTGTTTTTATAAGTGAATAATGAAATTAGCAAactattacatttgaatataaaaaAGGTTCCTGTATTATAGCATCAATAAACTCATtatttgtctctctgtctcttgtAGGGAGTAGCACAGCTTGTATAGTCGTTCTGGATCGTCGGAGTCACAGGGTACACACCTGTAATTTGGGAGACTCGGGCTTCTTGGTGGTCCGGGGTGGAGAGGTGGTCCACCGGTCAGACGAACAGCAACACTACTTCAACACACCCTTCCAGCTGTCCATAGCCCCGCCGGGAGCAGAGGGCCTGTTGTTGAGTGACAGGTGGGTCAGTGACACTCGCTGATAGCGGATACACTCACTGCAGTATCACAGATGGCTGTGTGTCACAGATCAGTGTCACAGACGTCTGCTTGTGGGCCGTGTGGCTTTTACATCAATTAATAGTGTAAGATGCACCTAATGTAGGAGCCGACAAGATCTGATCTTCACACATTTCAGAATTTCTCTGAATATTgaatatgcattatttttcatttttaattgataGTAGGTATAAGTTGAGATTCTCCTTAACCCTGTAGAAGTGAGAGCAGCCAAAGCGTTCTG includes these proteins:
- the LOC128021391 gene encoding protein phosphatase PTC7 homolog, producing MLSVLSYGRIVARAVLGGLSQTDGRDYSLVTASCGFGKDFRKGILKKGMCYGDDACFIARHKSADVLGVADGVGGWRDYGVDPSQFSATLMRMCERLVKEGRFTPSSPVGILTSGYYELLQNKVPLLGSSTACIVVLDRRSHRVHTCNLGDSGFLVVRGGEVVHRSDEQQHYFNTPFQLSIAPPGAEGLLLSDSPEVADSASFDVQLGDIILTATDGLFDNMPDYMILQELKKLKNTNYDSIQQTARSIAEQAHELAYDPNYMSPFAQFACDNGLNVRGGKPDDITVLLSIVAEYTD